In Pecten maximus chromosome 10, xPecMax1.1, whole genome shotgun sequence, one genomic interval encodes:
- the LOC117336493 gene encoding uncharacterized protein LOC117336493 isoform X7 encodes MSSMNYQKVYMNQIHSSSLLCQLSHMWKSQMLCDAIIKTGQIITKAHRVVLVAACPMLQSMENASAGSHLEVRLAADIKQESVNTFLQYLYEGFMMLTEENVRDVEKVARLLQVDSVIKCCADFYKCMNAKTGAPFPGSAYKYSFSGHDLAEFRHVRATGLQKTASERIIKRVSDFPRPGSPGSKRPRLHRGGSPSDVTVIGSDKADDTASMSHSYMAGAPDPWDRVPKLGSGMGRQGATGRNSQPGVIEIVEESIELVQTEPPEKDSGQSSSSSSRSSQRSAAVSIAVTSQFNTEPDISVVNVFGNPDTQSSTPAAATNTITSSSSSRGSITVSPLTIFQDPHPPSSSGPEPPSSSTVDSSSGQDQQRLSEMQFSGFSQRQDMDSYSSGKQKSGDGQLSSTPQQRPFPMSMSPINQPKPFAAGSAMQAGMSSPSSMSLPLGSPSSSKSVQKPRSAPASPAERARDNRRASEAAGMQSTADMTPDLSIVKIEASNHETGGLDMHVDMPEEGVMRIHQGRMPDDQDDTSDKEIEDWAREEMSNEGSNISGDQNNSWYMGTFKGRRSDKWRTGGVAHSWELQNSSATSLLQSETSPGLDISYSELLENQSPEIMTQKSPLAEQSTPKRKKDKSSSSVIQKGLEEPTCDVKLETQDKEAVYEIFGSSYSRQNFAWRLVRYMFEDSELKDHNCYGRKGKPSLDVEKLAMVRELVFTYYPLEHFILQQRAWKACTVAIDKGIRNTFCDYHPRQQSSSKDDVSDQTSLEQIYT; translated from the exons ATGTCCAGTATGAATTACCAGAAGGTTTATATGAACCAGATCCACTCCAGCTCTCTACTCTGCCAGCTGTCACACATGTGGAAGAGTCAGATGTTATGTGATGCCATCATTAAAACTGGTCAGATTATCACAAAA gCCCACCGAGTTGTGCTGGTGGCAGCATGTCCCATGCTTCAGTCAATGGAAAATGCGTCGGCAGGTTCACATCTAGAAGTTCGTCTAGCAGCCGACATCAAACAAGAATCCGTCAACACATTCCTACAGTATTTATATGAAGGCTTCATGATGTTAACAGAGGAAAATGTTCGTGATGTTGAGAAAGTAGCCAGACTTTTACAAGTTGACAGTGTTATCAAATGTTGTGCTGACTTTTACAAATGTATGAATGCCAAAACAGGTGCACCATTTCCAGGATCTGCATACAAGTATTCCTTTTCTGGACATGACCTTGCTGAATTTCGTCATGTCCGTGCTACTGGCTTGCAGAAAACTGCCTCTGAAAGAATAATTAAACGTGTTTCCGATTTCCCTCGGCCTGGAAGTCCAGGAAGTAAGCGACCAAGGTTACACAGAGGAGGAAGTCCCTCAGATGTTACTGTGATAGGGTCAGACAAAGCTGATGATACAGCGAGTATGTCCCATAGTTACATGGCTGGAGCCCCAGATCCCTGGGACCGAGTCCCCAAACTCGGGTCAGGTATGGGTCGTCAAGGTGCTACTGGGAGGAACTCCCAGCCTGGTGTTATAGAAATTGTGGAAGAAAGTATTGAACTTGTACAGACAGAGCCCCCAGAAAAAGATTCTggacaatcatcatcatcatcatctcgTTCATCACAGAGGTCTGCAGCAGTGTCTATTGCAGTAACTAGCCAGTTTAACACAGAACCAGATATTAGTGTTGTCAATGTGTTTGGCAATCCTGATACCCAATCCTCCACCCCTGCTGCTGCTACCAACACAATCACATCATCTAGTTCATCTCGAGGGTCCATCACCGTCAGCCCATTAACCATCTTCCAAGACCCTCATCCTCCATCATCGTCTGGACCTGAACCCCCCTCCTCCTCAACAGTTGATTCTTCATCAGGTCAGGACCAACAAAGACTTTCAGAGATGCAGTTCTCAGGATTTTCACAAAGACAAGATATGGACAGTTATAGCAGTGGAAAACAAAAGAGTGGAGATGGCCAGTTAAGTAGTACACCTCAGCAAAGACCGTTTCCAATGTCTATGTCGCCTATCAACCAACCAAAACCATTCGCAGCAGGAAGTGCAATGCAAGCAGGAATGTCTTCGCCCTCATCCATGTCCCTTCCTCTAGGTTCGCCATCCAGTAGTAAATCAGTGCAGAAGCCTAGAAGTGCACCTGCTTCACCTGCTGAACGGGCGAGGGATAACAG GAGGGCATCTGAAGCAGCGGGCATGCAGAGCACAGCAGATATGACACCAGACTTGAGTATAGTGAAAATAGAAGCAAGCAATCATGAAACAGGAGGACTTGATATGCATGTAGACATGCCAGAGGAGGGGGTTATGCGTATTCACCAAGGAAGAATGCCGGATGACCAGGACGATACTAGTGATAAAGAAATAGAGGATTGGGCACGCGAGGAAATGTCAAATGAAGGAAGCAACATAAGCGGTGATCAAAACAACTCTTGGTACATGGGAACATTCAAAG GCAGAAGATCTGATAAATGGCGAACAGGAGGTGTTGCCCATAGTTGGGAATTACAAAATTCATCTGCCACTTCTCTGCTACAAAGCGAGACAAGTCCGGGTCTAGATATCTCGTACAGTGAGTTGTTAGAAAATCAATCACCAGAGATTATGACACAGAAATCACCTTTAGCTGAACAGAGTACGCCTAAAAGAAAGAAGGATAAATCCAGCTCTTCAGTCATTCAGAAAGGTTTAGAAGAGCCGACTTGTGATGTTAAACTAGAAACACAAGACAAGGAGgctgtatatgaaatatttggTTCTTCCTACTCGAGACAGAACTTCGCCTGGAGACTGGTACGTTACATGTTTGAAGATTCGGAACTTAAGGACCATAATTGTTATGGGAGGAAAGGCAAGCCTTCACTGGATGTCGAGAAGCTGGCCATGGTTAGGGAGCTTGTTTTTACGTATTATCCACTGGAGCATTTCATCCTACAGCAGCGTGCATGGAAAGCTTGTACTGTGGCTATA